From the Osmerus eperlanus chromosome 21, fOsmEpe2.1, whole genome shotgun sequence genome, one window contains:
- the gpd2 gene encoding glycerol-3-phosphate dehydrogenase, mitochondrial isoform X3, which translates to MVERSDFSSGTSSRSTKLIHGGVRYLQKAIMKLDYEQYMMVKEALHERSNLLHIAPHLSAPLPIMLPVYTWWQLPYYWAGIKMYDLVAGAQCLKSSYVLSKTKALELFPMLKKDRLVGAIVYYDGQHNDARMNLAIALTATRHGAAVANYTEVVRLLKKSDPETGEEKVCGARCRDVITGQEFDVRAKCVINATGPFTDSLRKMDDQKNENICQPSAGVHIVIPGYYSPDNMGLLDPATSDGRVIFFLPWEKMTIAGTTDSPTSVTAHPIPTEEDINFILTEVRNYLSPDVEVRRGDVLAAWSGIRPLVTDPNSKDTQSICRNHIVNVSDSGLVTIAGGKWTTYRSMAEETLDAAVKAHGLKATPSKTVGLLLEGGKDWTPTMYIRLVQDYGLENEVAQHLAATYGGRAFDVAKMAHVTGKRWPIVGKRLVSEFPYIESEVLYAMKEYACTAIDVIARRTRLGFLNVQAADEALPRIVEIMGKELDWSEQKRTEELEAAKKFLYHEMGYRSRSEQITKTSEITLDAQEVARYQKRFHKFDKECKGFITTVDVQRVLKNINVQIDENALHEILNEVDLNKNGQVEIDEFLQLMSAVKKGQVSDSRLALLLKSAEESLDLRAPVSVDRSGGGV; encoded by the exons ATGGTGGAAAGGAGCGATTTCTCCTCAGGCACCAGCAGCAGAAGCACCAAGCTCATCCACGGCGGCGTGCGCTACCTTCAGAAGGCCATCATGAAGCTGGACTACGAGCAG TATATGATGGTGAAAGAAGCCCTCCACGAGAGATCCAACCTGCTGCACATCGCCCCTCATCTTTCAGCCCCACTACCCATCATGCTGCCTGTCTACAC ATGGTGGCAGCTGCCATACTACTGGGCAGGGATCAAGATGTATGACCTGGTGGCCGGGGCCCAGTGTCTGAAGAGCAGCTATGTCCTCAGCAAGACCAAGGCCCTGGAGCTCTTCCCTATGCTCAAGAAGGACAGGCTGGTGGGAGCTATCGTTTACTATGACG GACAGCACAACGACGCCCGGATGAACCTGGCCATCGCCCTCACCGCCACCAGGCACGGCGCCGCCGTCGCCAACTACACCGAGGTGGTGCGCCTGCTGAAGAAGAGCGACCCGGAGACGGGCGAGGAGAAGGTGTGCGGCGCGCGCTGCAGGGACGTCATCACAg GGCAAGAATTTGATGTCAGAGCCAAATGTGTCATTAATGCCACGGGTCCCTTCACGGACTCCCTGAGGAAGATGGACGACCAGAAGAATGAGAACATCTGCCAGCCCAGTGCTGGGGTCCACATAGTCATCCCTGGATACTACAG tcctgaCAACATGGGTCTGCTGGACCCCGCCACCAGCGATGGCCGTGTCATCTTCTTCCTGCCCTGGGAGAAGATGACCATCGCCGGGACGACTGACTCGCCCACCAGTGTGACGGCTCATCCCATCCCCACGGAGGAGGACATCAACTTCATCCTGACGGAGGTCCGCAACTACCTCAGCCCGGATGTGGAGG TGCGGAGAGGGGATGTTTTGGCAGCGTGGAGTGGAATACGACCCCTGGTCACGGACCCCAACTCCAAAGATACGCAGTCCATCTGCAGGAACCACATCGTCAACGTGAGCGACAGCGGCCTGGTGACCATCGCTGGGGGGAAGTGGACCACATACCGCTCCATGGCCGAGGAGACCCTGGACGCAGCAGTGAAAGCCCATGGGCTCAAGGCCACGCCCAGTAAGACTGTGGGACTGCTGCTGGAGGGGGGCAAGGACTGGACCCCCACCATGTACATCCGACTGGTACAGGACTACGGCCTGGAAAATGAG GTGGCCCAACACCTGGCCGCCACGTACGGGGGACGGGCGTTTGATGTGGCCAAGATGGCACACGTCACAGGGAAGAGGTGGCCCATTGTGGGCAAGAGGCTGGTATCGGAGTTCCCTTACATTGAGAGCGAG GTGTTGTATGCCATGAAAGAGTACGCCTGCACGGCCATCGACGTGATCGCTCGGCGCACGCGACTGGGCTTTCTCAACGTCCAGGCGGCTGACGAGGCTCTTCCACGCATCGTGGAGATCATGGGGAAGGAGCTGGACTGGAGCGAGCAGAAGAGGACG gaggagctggaggcagCGAAGAAGTTCCTCTATCATGAGATGGGCTACAGGTCCCGGTCTGAACAGATCACCAAAACATCAGAGATCACCTTGGACGCACAGGAAGTGGCCAG GTATCAGAAACGCTTCCACAAATTTGACAAAGAGTGTAAAGGTTTTATCACCACCGTGGATGTCCAAAGAGTCTTAAAG AATATCAACGTCCAGATTGATGAGAACGCACTCCACGAAATACTCAACGAAGTGGACCTTAACAAAAATGGACAGGTGGAAATCGACGAGTTCTTACAG ctGATGAGTGCTGTGAAGAAGGGTCAGGTGTCTGACAGCCGGTTGGCTCTCCTTCTGAAGAGTGCTGAGGAGAGTCTGGACCTGAGGGCCCCTGTGTCTGTGGACCGCAGCGGGGGAGGGGTCTGA
- the gpd2 gene encoding glycerol-3-phosphate dehydrogenase, mitochondrial isoform X2, whose protein sequence is MAFRKALKHTAIIGSGAVATIFGLSQLSEYRKTQARLASVAADGELKVQYPEELPSRQALLSTLQDTDEFDVLVVGGGATGSGCALEAVTRDLKTAMVERSDFSSGTSSRSTKLIHGGVRYLQKAIMKLDYEQYMMVKEALHERSNLLHIAPHLSAPLPIMLPVYTWWQLPYYWAGIKMYDLVAGAQCLKSSYVLSKTKALELFPMLKKDRLVGAIVYYDGQHNDARMNLAIALTATRHGAAVANYTEVVRLLKKSDPETGEEKVCGARCRDVITGQEFDVRAKCVINATGPFTDSLRKMDDQKNENICQPSAGVHIVIPGYYSPDNMGLLDPATSDGRVIFFLPWEKMTIAGTTDSPTSVTAHPIPTEEDINFILTEVRNYLSPDVEVRRGDVLAAWSGIRPLVTDPNSKDTQSICRNHIVNVSDSGLVTIAGGKWTTYRSMAEETLDAAVKAHGLKATPSKTVGLLLEGGKDWTPTMYIRLVQDYGLENEVAQHLAATYGGRAFDVAKMAHVTGKRWPIVGKRLVSEFPYIESEVLYAMKEYACTAIDVIARRTRLGFLNVQAADEALPRIVEIMGKELDWSEQKRTEELEAAKKFLYHEMGYRSRSEQITKTSEITLDAQEVARYQKRFHKFDKECKGFITTVDVQRVLKNINVQIDENALHEILNEVDLNKNGQVEIDEFLQLMSAVKKGQVSDSRLALLLKSAEESLDLRAPVSVDRSGGGV, encoded by the exons gcACGGCTGGCCTCGGTGGCAGCGGACGGGGAGCTTAAGGTCCAGTACCCAGAGGAGCTGCCCTCTCGCCAGGCCCTGCTGTCCACCCTGCAGGACACGGACGAGTTTGACGTCCTCGTGGTGGGCGGAGGGGCCACAGGCTCGGGGTGTGCCTTAGAGGCCGTCACACGCG accttaaGACGGCCATGGTGGAAAGGAGCGATTTCTCCTCAGGCACCAGCAGCAGAAGCACCAAGCTCATCCACGGCGGCGTGCGCTACCTTCAGAAGGCCATCATGAAGCTGGACTACGAGCAG TATATGATGGTGAAAGAAGCCCTCCACGAGAGATCCAACCTGCTGCACATCGCCCCTCATCTTTCAGCCCCACTACCCATCATGCTGCCTGTCTACAC ATGGTGGCAGCTGCCATACTACTGGGCAGGGATCAAGATGTATGACCTGGTGGCCGGGGCCCAGTGTCTGAAGAGCAGCTATGTCCTCAGCAAGACCAAGGCCCTGGAGCTCTTCCCTATGCTCAAGAAGGACAGGCTGGTGGGAGCTATCGTTTACTATGACG GACAGCACAACGACGCCCGGATGAACCTGGCCATCGCCCTCACCGCCACCAGGCACGGCGCCGCCGTCGCCAACTACACCGAGGTGGTGCGCCTGCTGAAGAAGAGCGACCCGGAGACGGGCGAGGAGAAGGTGTGCGGCGCGCGCTGCAGGGACGTCATCACAg GGCAAGAATTTGATGTCAGAGCCAAATGTGTCATTAATGCCACGGGTCCCTTCACGGACTCCCTGAGGAAGATGGACGACCAGAAGAATGAGAACATCTGCCAGCCCAGTGCTGGGGTCCACATAGTCATCCCTGGATACTACAG tcctgaCAACATGGGTCTGCTGGACCCCGCCACCAGCGATGGCCGTGTCATCTTCTTCCTGCCCTGGGAGAAGATGACCATCGCCGGGACGACTGACTCGCCCACCAGTGTGACGGCTCATCCCATCCCCACGGAGGAGGACATCAACTTCATCCTGACGGAGGTCCGCAACTACCTCAGCCCGGATGTGGAGG TGCGGAGAGGGGATGTTTTGGCAGCGTGGAGTGGAATACGACCCCTGGTCACGGACCCCAACTCCAAAGATACGCAGTCCATCTGCAGGAACCACATCGTCAACGTGAGCGACAGCGGCCTGGTGACCATCGCTGGGGGGAAGTGGACCACATACCGCTCCATGGCCGAGGAGACCCTGGACGCAGCAGTGAAAGCCCATGGGCTCAAGGCCACGCCCAGTAAGACTGTGGGACTGCTGCTGGAGGGGGGCAAGGACTGGACCCCCACCATGTACATCCGACTGGTACAGGACTACGGCCTGGAAAATGAG GTGGCCCAACACCTGGCCGCCACGTACGGGGGACGGGCGTTTGATGTGGCCAAGATGGCACACGTCACAGGGAAGAGGTGGCCCATTGTGGGCAAGAGGCTGGTATCGGAGTTCCCTTACATTGAGAGCGAG GTGTTGTATGCCATGAAAGAGTACGCCTGCACGGCCATCGACGTGATCGCTCGGCGCACGCGACTGGGCTTTCTCAACGTCCAGGCGGCTGACGAGGCTCTTCCACGCATCGTGGAGATCATGGGGAAGGAGCTGGACTGGAGCGAGCAGAAGAGGACG gaggagctggaggcagCGAAGAAGTTCCTCTATCATGAGATGGGCTACAGGTCCCGGTCTGAACAGATCACCAAAACATCAGAGATCACCTTGGACGCACAGGAAGTGGCCAG GTATCAGAAACGCTTCCACAAATTTGACAAAGAGTGTAAAGGTTTTATCACCACCGTGGATGTCCAAAGAGTCTTAAAG AATATCAACGTCCAGATTGATGAGAACGCACTCCACGAAATACTCAACGAAGTGGACCTTAACAAAAATGGACAGGTGGAAATCGACGAGTTCTTACAG ctGATGAGTGCTGTGAAGAAGGGTCAGGTGTCTGACAGCCGGTTGGCTCTCCTTCTGAAGAGTGCTGAGGAGAGTCTGGACCTGAGGGCCCCTGTGTCTGTGGACCGCAGCGGGGGAGGGGTCTGA
- the gpd2 gene encoding glycerol-3-phosphate dehydrogenase, mitochondrial isoform X1, with the protein MAFRKALKHTAIIGSGAVATIFGLSQLSEYRKTQHEWARLASVAADGELKVQYPEELPSRQALLSTLQDTDEFDVLVVGGGATGSGCALEAVTRDLKTAMVERSDFSSGTSSRSTKLIHGGVRYLQKAIMKLDYEQYMMVKEALHERSNLLHIAPHLSAPLPIMLPVYTWWQLPYYWAGIKMYDLVAGAQCLKSSYVLSKTKALELFPMLKKDRLVGAIVYYDGQHNDARMNLAIALTATRHGAAVANYTEVVRLLKKSDPETGEEKVCGARCRDVITGQEFDVRAKCVINATGPFTDSLRKMDDQKNENICQPSAGVHIVIPGYYSPDNMGLLDPATSDGRVIFFLPWEKMTIAGTTDSPTSVTAHPIPTEEDINFILTEVRNYLSPDVEVRRGDVLAAWSGIRPLVTDPNSKDTQSICRNHIVNVSDSGLVTIAGGKWTTYRSMAEETLDAAVKAHGLKATPSKTVGLLLEGGKDWTPTMYIRLVQDYGLENEVAQHLAATYGGRAFDVAKMAHVTGKRWPIVGKRLVSEFPYIESEVLYAMKEYACTAIDVIARRTRLGFLNVQAADEALPRIVEIMGKELDWSEQKRTEELEAAKKFLYHEMGYRSRSEQITKTSEITLDAQEVARYQKRFHKFDKECKGFITTVDVQRVLKNINVQIDENALHEILNEVDLNKNGQVEIDEFLQLMSAVKKGQVSDSRLALLLKSAEESLDLRAPVSVDRSGGGV; encoded by the exons CATGAATGG gcACGGCTGGCCTCGGTGGCAGCGGACGGGGAGCTTAAGGTCCAGTACCCAGAGGAGCTGCCCTCTCGCCAGGCCCTGCTGTCCACCCTGCAGGACACGGACGAGTTTGACGTCCTCGTGGTGGGCGGAGGGGCCACAGGCTCGGGGTGTGCCTTAGAGGCCGTCACACGCG accttaaGACGGCCATGGTGGAAAGGAGCGATTTCTCCTCAGGCACCAGCAGCAGAAGCACCAAGCTCATCCACGGCGGCGTGCGCTACCTTCAGAAGGCCATCATGAAGCTGGACTACGAGCAG TATATGATGGTGAAAGAAGCCCTCCACGAGAGATCCAACCTGCTGCACATCGCCCCTCATCTTTCAGCCCCACTACCCATCATGCTGCCTGTCTACAC ATGGTGGCAGCTGCCATACTACTGGGCAGGGATCAAGATGTATGACCTGGTGGCCGGGGCCCAGTGTCTGAAGAGCAGCTATGTCCTCAGCAAGACCAAGGCCCTGGAGCTCTTCCCTATGCTCAAGAAGGACAGGCTGGTGGGAGCTATCGTTTACTATGACG GACAGCACAACGACGCCCGGATGAACCTGGCCATCGCCCTCACCGCCACCAGGCACGGCGCCGCCGTCGCCAACTACACCGAGGTGGTGCGCCTGCTGAAGAAGAGCGACCCGGAGACGGGCGAGGAGAAGGTGTGCGGCGCGCGCTGCAGGGACGTCATCACAg GGCAAGAATTTGATGTCAGAGCCAAATGTGTCATTAATGCCACGGGTCCCTTCACGGACTCCCTGAGGAAGATGGACGACCAGAAGAATGAGAACATCTGCCAGCCCAGTGCTGGGGTCCACATAGTCATCCCTGGATACTACAG tcctgaCAACATGGGTCTGCTGGACCCCGCCACCAGCGATGGCCGTGTCATCTTCTTCCTGCCCTGGGAGAAGATGACCATCGCCGGGACGACTGACTCGCCCACCAGTGTGACGGCTCATCCCATCCCCACGGAGGAGGACATCAACTTCATCCTGACGGAGGTCCGCAACTACCTCAGCCCGGATGTGGAGG TGCGGAGAGGGGATGTTTTGGCAGCGTGGAGTGGAATACGACCCCTGGTCACGGACCCCAACTCCAAAGATACGCAGTCCATCTGCAGGAACCACATCGTCAACGTGAGCGACAGCGGCCTGGTGACCATCGCTGGGGGGAAGTGGACCACATACCGCTCCATGGCCGAGGAGACCCTGGACGCAGCAGTGAAAGCCCATGGGCTCAAGGCCACGCCCAGTAAGACTGTGGGACTGCTGCTGGAGGGGGGCAAGGACTGGACCCCCACCATGTACATCCGACTGGTACAGGACTACGGCCTGGAAAATGAG GTGGCCCAACACCTGGCCGCCACGTACGGGGGACGGGCGTTTGATGTGGCCAAGATGGCACACGTCACAGGGAAGAGGTGGCCCATTGTGGGCAAGAGGCTGGTATCGGAGTTCCCTTACATTGAGAGCGAG GTGTTGTATGCCATGAAAGAGTACGCCTGCACGGCCATCGACGTGATCGCTCGGCGCACGCGACTGGGCTTTCTCAACGTCCAGGCGGCTGACGAGGCTCTTCCACGCATCGTGGAGATCATGGGGAAGGAGCTGGACTGGAGCGAGCAGAAGAGGACG gaggagctggaggcagCGAAGAAGTTCCTCTATCATGAGATGGGCTACAGGTCCCGGTCTGAACAGATCACCAAAACATCAGAGATCACCTTGGACGCACAGGAAGTGGCCAG GTATCAGAAACGCTTCCACAAATTTGACAAAGAGTGTAAAGGTTTTATCACCACCGTGGATGTCCAAAGAGTCTTAAAG AATATCAACGTCCAGATTGATGAGAACGCACTCCACGAAATACTCAACGAAGTGGACCTTAACAAAAATGGACAGGTGGAAATCGACGAGTTCTTACAG ctGATGAGTGCTGTGAAGAAGGGTCAGGTGTCTGACAGCCGGTTGGCTCTCCTTCTGAAGAGTGCTGAGGAGAGTCTGGACCTGAGGGCCCCTGTGTCTGTGGACCGCAGCGGGGGAGGGGTCTGA